The following proteins are encoded in a genomic region of Amycolatopsis sulphurea:
- a CDS encoding GNAT family N-acetyltransferase — protein MLGADTALDVPVVASHEEYFAALPSRRKTRLRKEKAQYVEQGLRTVVRSGRNAVTDDLVVLQAQLRAKHGMSGDLEQVRKEFFDIRDTVGDSVVVVSAERDGEVVGFTLCLYDKDRNELYARSSGFDHDAPGLYFALVYQEIPAWAADHGIRRIYFGTSTYEAKRARGCAMLPLYGQLRFTAEGGELLHRATALQALGETRGLEALGATVID, from the coding sequence TTGCTCGGCGCGGACACTGCGCTCGACGTCCCGGTCGTCGCGAGCCACGAGGAGTACTTCGCCGCGCTGCCAAGCCGCCGCAAGACGCGGCTGCGCAAGGAGAAGGCGCAGTACGTCGAGCAGGGCCTGCGCACCGTGGTCCGCAGCGGCCGCAATGCGGTCACCGACGACCTGGTGGTGCTCCAGGCGCAGTTGCGGGCCAAGCACGGCATGTCCGGTGACCTGGAGCAGGTGCGCAAGGAGTTCTTCGACATCCGCGACACCGTGGGCGACTCGGTCGTCGTCGTGTCCGCGGAGCGCGACGGGGAGGTCGTCGGGTTCACGCTGTGCCTGTACGACAAGGATCGCAACGAGCTCTACGCGCGCTCGAGCGGCTTCGACCACGACGCACCCGGACTCTACTTCGCCTTGGTATACCAGGAGATCCCGGCGTGGGCGGCCGACCACGGCATCCGCCGGATCTACTTCGGCACCTCCACCTACGAGGCGAAGCGGGCCCGCGGCTGCGCGATGCTGCCGCTTTACGGGCAGCTGCGGTTCACCGCGGAGGGCGGCGAGCTGCTGCACCGGGCCACCGCGCTGCAAGCACTAGGCGAGACGCGCGGGCTCGAAGCCTTGGGCGCCACCGTCATCGACTGA
- a CDS encoding IS1380 family transposase, whose protein sequence is MQLSHVWPQDALRFDEDNLVSSAGLVPVMALAEQTGLVNLVVGKVAFADTMVPSAGTNPAGKLTAIVAGMAAGADCIDGLGVIRSGGMPRLFDQVYAPATLGQFLREFTHGHSLQVASAARAHLVSLVAATGLLPGIGQQAYVDIDSLLRPVFGHAKQGASFGHTKIAGKQVLRRGLSPLVTTISTDHGAPVVAGIRLRAGKTGSGKNAASMVAAAIRTARAAGATGEILVRGDSAYGTSAVVNACIKTGARFSFVLTQNRAVQRAIASIDDRAWTPVHYPGAVTDPDTGALISDAEVEFTAFASTQHPVTARLIVRRVRDRAKTDELFPVWRYHPSFTNNDESTVEADLTHRRHAIIETVFADLIDGPLAHLPSGRFAANSVWAICAMITHNLLRAAGTLAGPRYATARGATLRHQLITVPARLARPARRPVLHLPAHWPWAQPWNALWDAVLAIRSPTAWGLPRVWLTPDV, encoded by the coding sequence GTGCAACTATCTCACGTCTGGCCGCAGGATGCCCTGCGGTTCGACGAGGACAACCTCGTGTCGAGTGCCGGCCTGGTGCCGGTGATGGCATTGGCCGAGCAGACAGGCCTGGTGAACCTGGTCGTCGGCAAGGTCGCGTTCGCCGACACCATGGTGCCTTCGGCCGGGACGAACCCGGCGGGCAAACTCACCGCGATCGTGGCCGGGATGGCCGCCGGCGCGGACTGCATCGACGGCTTGGGCGTGATCCGCTCCGGCGGGATGCCGCGGCTGTTCGACCAGGTCTATGCCCCGGCCACGCTGGGTCAGTTCCTGCGCGAGTTCACCCATGGCCACAGCCTGCAGGTCGCTTCCGCCGCGCGGGCGCATCTGGTCAGCCTCGTCGCTGCGACCGGACTGTTGCCCGGCATTGGGCAGCAGGCGTATGTGGATATCGATTCACTGCTGCGTCCGGTGTTCGGGCACGCCAAACAAGGCGCCAGCTTCGGTCACACCAAGATTGCCGGCAAGCAGGTGCTGCGCCGCGGCCTGTCGCCACTGGTCACCACCATCTCCACCGACCACGGTGCGCCGGTGGTGGCCGGGATCCGGCTGCGCGCGGGCAAGACCGGCTCCGGCAAGAACGCCGCCTCCATGGTAGCCGCGGCGATCCGCACCGCCCGTGCCGCCGGAGCCACGGGCGAGATCCTGGTCCGTGGGGATTCGGCCTACGGCACCAGCGCGGTGGTCAACGCCTGCATCAAAACGGGAGCCCGGTTCTCGTTCGTGCTCACCCAGAACCGGGCTGTGCAGCGGGCGATCGCCTCGATCGACGACCGTGCCTGGACACCGGTGCACTACCCCGGCGCGGTCACCGACCCCGATACCGGCGCACTGATCTCCGACGCCGAAGTCGAGTTCACCGCGTTCGCTTCCACCCAGCATCCGGTCACCGCCCGGCTGATCGTGCGCCGCGTGCGTGACCGCGCCAAGACCGACGAACTGTTCCCGGTCTGGCGCTACCACCCCTCCTTCACCAACAACGACGAATCCACCGTCGAGGCGGACCTCACCCACCGCCGGCACGCGATCATCGAGACCGTGTTCGCCGATCTGATCGACGGACCGCTGGCGCACCTGCCGTCGGGCCGGTTCGCCGCCAACAGCGTCTGGGCGATCTGCGCGATGATCACCCACAACCTGCTACGCGCCGCCGGAACCCTGGCCGGCCCCCGGTATGCCACCGCCCGTGGAGCCACCCTGCGCCACCAGCTGATCACCGTGCCGGCCCGGCTGGCCCGCCCAGCTCGCCGCCCGGTGCTGCACCTGCCCGCGCACTGGCCCTGGGCCCAGCCATGGAACGCATTGTGGGACGCGGTACTCGCCATCCGCTCACCGACAGCCTGGGGTCTGCCCAGGGTCTGGTTGACACCTGATGTGTGA
- a CDS encoding IS3 family transposase (programmed frameshift) — MSSCPSPTPREFRDDVVAVARRGETPLKQVAKDFGISESCLANWLRAADVEDGARSGVTREESAELRELRKRNRLLEQENEVLRKAAAYLAQGNLPKIAFPLVRDLAAAGAPVRVPVAVTCRVLGISRQAYYQWCSAPFCQRDWDDAHLINAALEIHADDPGDGYRFIADELARQGFSASENRVWRICSMQQIFSLHARKKGRNAKAEPPVHDDLVRRNFTATAPNATWLTDITEHPTGEGKLYLCAVKDCYSNKIVGYSIASHMRASLAVAALRNAIALRDPRGTVVHSDRGAQFRSGAYRRLLRVHGLTGSMGRVGACGDNAAMESFFSLLQKNVLDTRRWHTREELRLAIVSWIETKYHRKRRQRGLGKLTPVEFETIYTAAAAA, encoded by the exons ATGTCGTCGTGCCCAAGCCCTACCCCCCGCGAGTTCCGTGACGACGTCGTTGCCGTGGCCCGTCGCGGCGAGACGCCGTTGAAGCAGGTTGCGAAGGATTTCGGGATCTCCGAGTCGTGCCTGGCCAACTGGCTGCGCGCCGCTGATGTCGAGGACGGCGCCCGGTCCGGAGTGACCCGCGAGGAGTCCGCCGAGCTGCGCGAGTTGCGTAAGCGCAACCGGCTGCTGGAGCAGGAGAACGAGGTCCTGCGCAAGGCCGCGGCCTACCTGGCGCAGGGCAATCTGCCG AAAATAGCGTTCCCGCTCGTCCGTGACCTGGCCGCGGCCGGCGCCCCTGTGCGGGTGCCGGTCGCGGTGACGTGCCGGGTGCTGGGGATCTCCCGGCAGGCCTACTACCAGTGGTGTTCGGCCCCGTTCTGCCAGCGGGACTGGGATGACGCGCATCTGATCAACGCCGCGCTCGAGATCCACGCCGACGACCCGGGCGATGGGTACCGGTTCATCGCCGACGAACTCGCCCGGCAGGGCTTCAGCGCCTCGGAGAACCGGGTGTGGCGGATCTGCTCGATGCAGCAGATCTTCTCGCTGCACGCCAGGAAGAAAGGCCGTAACGCGAAGGCGGAGCCGCCGGTGCATGACGACCTGGTTCGCCGGAACTTCACCGCGACGGCACCGAACGCGACGTGGCTGACCGACATCACCGAGCATCCCACCGGCGAGGGCAAGCTCTACCTGTGTGCGGTCAAGGACTGCTACTCCAACAAGATCGTCGGATACTCGATCGCCTCGCACATGCGGGCTTCGCTCGCCGTTGCTGCGTTGCGTAACGCGATCGCGCTGCGAGACCCGCGCGGCACCGTCGTCCACTCCGACCGCGGAGCCCAATTCCGATCCGGCGCCTACCGGCGCCTGCTGCGCGTTCACGGGCTGACCGGGTCGATGGGGCGGGTCGGCGCCTGTGGTGACAACGCCGCGATGGAATCGTTCTTCTCGTTGCTGCAAAAGAACGTTCTCGACACCCGCCGGTGGCACACCCGCGAGGAACTCCGGCTGGCGATCGTGTCCTGGATCGAGACGAAATACCACCGCAAACGCCGTCAACGGGGGCTGGGCAAGCTCACCCCGGTCGAGTTTGAGACCATCTACACGGCCGCAGCTGCGGCCTGA
- a CDS encoding peptidogalycan biosysnthesis protein: MARTHGPDLRYLLIADSAGTLCATAPLLYGTADRGAFFAKAPAIAGDEVAFGDEWRLTESEHAEYDALRSRLAGARAAQYPTISLTVRGASDGVAMALESPVSRAEVHAALPGLVADAAAELGCRSHAILHLEDDGTLREPAAELGHTRVVLGAETAMDIPVVSGQEEYFAALPRRRRYRLRAEKRQCVEQGLHTEVRTGPSSMTEDLILLQARQRAKHGMSGEVGPVREEFYRIRETVGDAVIVLSAVREGQLLGYTLCLYDKDRDELFARSAGFDYDALDGGCYFALMFHDVPAWAADHGVRRIFFGMSTYEAKRARGATLLSLYGHLRFDGPDGHLLHRATQLQSLGEARRLEALGAKVIR, encoded by the coding sequence ATGGCGCGGACACACGGCCCGGATCTGCGTTACCTGCTCATTGCGGATTCCGCGGGCACGCTGTGCGCGACCGCGCCACTGCTGTACGGCACCGCCGACCGGGGGGCATTTTTTGCGAAGGCGCCCGCGATCGCCGGGGACGAGGTGGCCTTTGGCGACGAGTGGCGGTTGACCGAGTCCGAACACGCCGAGTACGACGCACTGCGGTCGCGGCTTGCCGGCGCGCGGGCCGCCCAATACCCAACAATCTCGCTGACCGTGCGCGGAGCAAGTGACGGCGTCGCGATGGCGCTGGAGTCACCAGTATCTCGGGCGGAGGTGCATGCCGCGTTGCCCGGCCTCGTGGCCGACGCCGCGGCCGAGTTGGGCTGCCGCAGCCACGCGATCCTGCACCTCGAGGACGACGGCACGCTGCGGGAGCCGGCGGCGGAACTTGGCCACACCCGAGTCGTGCTCGGCGCCGAGACCGCGATGGACATCCCGGTGGTCTCCGGGCAGGAGGAGTACTTCGCCGCGTTGCCCCGCCGCCGCCGGTACCGCCTGCGCGCGGAGAAGCGACAGTGCGTTGAACAGGGGCTGCACACGGAGGTGCGCACCGGGCCGTCGTCCATGACCGAGGACCTGATCCTATTGCAAGCCAGGCAGCGCGCCAAGCACGGCATGTCCGGCGAGGTCGGACCGGTTCGCGAGGAGTTCTACCGCATCCGCGAGACGGTGGGCGACGCCGTAATCGTGCTGAGCGCCGTGCGCGAAGGCCAGCTGCTCGGGTACACGCTCTGCCTCTACGACAAGGACCGCGACGAGCTGTTCGCGCGGTCGGCCGGGTTCGACTACGATGCGCTGGACGGAGGCTGCTACTTTGCGCTGATGTTCCACGATGTCCCGGCGTGGGCTGCGGACCATGGGGTGCGGCGGATCTTCTTCGGCATGTCGACCTACGAGGCGAAGCGGGCCCGCGGCGCCACGCTGCTGTCCCTCTATGGCCACCTACGCTTCGACGGACCGGATGGCCACCTACTACACCGCGCCACCCAGCTGCAGTCGCTCGGTGAAGCACGCAGGCTGGAAGCGTTGGGCGCCAAGGTCATTCGGTGA
- a CDS encoding MFS transporter — MTEIRGTINAKDKATRVLTWATATTSLGTGLFYAVSAIFFSEVIGLSAVEIGIGLAFAGIAGVLGALAGGYAAAHAGSRRTLTVAQVFLGVLVACSTLVTSFVTFAALATAISFVRYICTTARAALIADAYTGPDRVSIRARLRVVTNATTGIGALLGGVALAVGTPVSFTAAVVSVGAITIVSGLSLTSAQARAKLTDPIRVAAADIEHTHTTPPPRKPRSPFTDPRYLAVAFLVGVNATYFALLEMGVPLWITGHTTAPGVTVSLVLVINTIVVILTQVAASRGTHDVRLAGWAALRGTTLIAISCVAFAVAGLAGTVIATSVLLMAALVMSTGESYGEAGAWGLTFELADPHNQARYQGVAEMAYAAGNTLGPLLISATALAHGTWGWLLLAAIFVLSGIGLRALASRGPCRQTEPPLELSAATNKS, encoded by the coding sequence TTGACCGAAATCCGCGGGACCATAAACGCGAAAGACAAGGCCACCCGAGTCCTCACGTGGGCCACGGCGACCACGAGTCTGGGCACTGGCCTGTTCTACGCGGTGAGCGCAATCTTCTTTTCCGAGGTAATCGGCCTGTCCGCGGTGGAAATCGGCATCGGCCTGGCTTTCGCCGGAATAGCGGGCGTTCTGGGCGCCCTGGCCGGCGGGTATGCCGCCGCCCACGCCGGCAGTAGGCGGACCCTGACAGTCGCGCAGGTCTTCCTGGGGGTCTTGGTCGCCTGCTCCACCCTCGTGACGAGCTTCGTCACCTTCGCCGCCCTGGCGACGGCCATCTCGTTCGTACGGTACATCTGCACGACAGCTCGAGCTGCACTGATCGCCGATGCCTACACCGGTCCCGACCGGGTGAGCATCCGCGCCCGCCTGCGGGTAGTCACGAACGCGACGACGGGCATCGGCGCTCTCCTGGGCGGCGTCGCGCTGGCCGTCGGCACCCCAGTGTCCTTCACTGCAGCCGTGGTGAGCGTGGGTGCTATCACCATCGTCAGCGGCCTATCCCTGACGTCCGCACAAGCCCGCGCCAAACTGACCGACCCCATACGCGTCGCGGCCGCCGACATCGAGCACACCCACACCACACCGCCACCGAGGAAGCCACGCTCCCCATTCACCGACCCGCGGTACCTCGCGGTGGCATTCTTGGTCGGCGTCAACGCGACGTACTTCGCACTACTGGAGATGGGCGTGCCGCTTTGGATCACAGGCCATACCACCGCCCCCGGCGTCACCGTGTCCTTGGTCCTCGTCATCAACACGATCGTCGTCATCCTCACCCAGGTAGCCGCCTCCCGCGGCACCCACGACGTCCGCCTGGCCGGCTGGGCCGCCTTGCGCGGCACCACACTGATCGCCATCTCATGCGTGGCCTTCGCAGTCGCAGGCCTGGCTGGGACCGTGATCGCCACCAGCGTGCTACTCATGGCCGCGCTGGTCATGTCGACGGGCGAGTCGTACGGCGAAGCGGGCGCCTGGGGCCTGACCTTCGAACTGGCCGACCCGCACAACCAGGCCCGCTACCAGGGTGTCGCCGAGATGGCCTACGCTGCGGGCAACACCCTCGGCCCGTTGCTGATCTCCGCCACCGCACTGGCCCACGGCACGTGGGGCTGGCTCCTCCTTGCCGCGATCTTCGTCCTCTCCGGCATTGGTCTCCGTGCACTCGCCAGCCGCGGCCCATGCCGGCAGACCGAGCCGCCCCTGGAACTCTCGGCGGCCACCAATAAGTCGTGA
- a CDS encoding recombinase family protein produces MNSAYFGSDDELQADVALCVQRPSSDLEPGTRAVIYLRVSSSGQVKTDYNDEGISIPAQRESCLRKARELGVTVIDEYVEPGRSGTEMTKREAFQRMLARVRSQGDVDVIIIYQLSRMARNRYDDAVVMADLRKRGVTLVSATEAIDDTPVGQLMHGILATFNEYQSRQSGANIAYKMGQKARSGGTLGRAKLGYLNYIDHSDGRVIRTIIVDPERAPMVKLAFELYATGDYSLDELADELYDRGLRTRATNRHPAKKVSINKLSQMLRDRYYLGYVDYKGEEIRGRHEVLIDDEELFDQVQEVLESRLTAKERRRVHHHYLKGSVYCGYCRRAGKTQRLAIQRTVNRHGYEYLYFFCRNKRDGICPGPHVHVYQVEEAIERHYANIRFRPEFIADVGAHIDTVINEQEVAARLLHKQIASQLRELDTKEENLIDLAADGTLPQTKVKAKLRDIGAERRRLTQRLDTARADLTDSARLIQAALKFLEAPEELYRRCNDQQRRLLNQAIFHGLYIEDDQVTDQDLHDPFGQLHALQREHVPGPRLATTTRSPRGSSKKATRSADGPSTSGVALLLRGVDAGKGSNNNPRVDLGELITTRKTRSGP; encoded by the coding sequence GTGAACAGCGCCTATTTCGGTTCGGACGACGAACTGCAGGCAGACGTCGCGCTCTGCGTCCAGCGACCGTCCAGTGATCTCGAACCCGGTACACGCGCGGTGATCTACCTGCGTGTGTCCTCGTCCGGACAGGTCAAGACCGATTACAACGACGAGGGCATCTCCATCCCGGCACAGCGTGAGTCATGTCTGCGCAAGGCGAGGGAACTGGGCGTCACGGTCATCGACGAGTACGTCGAGCCCGGACGCTCGGGAACGGAGATGACCAAGAGGGAGGCGTTCCAGCGCATGCTCGCGCGGGTACGCAGCCAGGGCGACGTTGACGTCATCATCATCTACCAGCTCTCGCGTATGGCGCGGAATCGCTACGACGACGCGGTCGTCATGGCAGATCTGCGCAAGCGCGGTGTCACCCTGGTGTCGGCCACCGAGGCCATCGACGACACCCCGGTCGGTCAGCTGATGCACGGCATCCTGGCCACGTTCAACGAGTACCAATCCCGCCAGTCCGGTGCCAACATTGCTTACAAGATGGGTCAAAAAGCCCGCAGCGGCGGCACTCTCGGCCGCGCGAAACTCGGCTACCTCAACTACATCGACCACTCCGATGGCCGAGTAATTCGCACGATCATCGTCGATCCCGAGCGGGCACCGATGGTCAAGCTCGCCTTCGAGCTCTACGCCACGGGCGACTATTCATTAGACGAGTTGGCCGATGAACTTTACGACCGCGGACTCCGCACCCGTGCCACCAATAGGCATCCGGCGAAAAAGGTGTCGATCAACAAGCTCTCGCAGATGCTGCGCGATCGCTACTACCTCGGCTACGTCGACTACAAGGGCGAAGAGATCCGCGGGCGACACGAGGTCCTGATCGACGACGAGGAGCTCTTCGACCAAGTTCAGGAAGTCCTCGAATCCAGGCTCACTGCGAAGGAACGCCGCCGCGTTCACCACCACTACCTCAAGGGCTCGGTGTACTGCGGCTACTGCCGACGTGCCGGCAAGACGCAGCGGCTGGCGATCCAACGGACGGTCAACCGCCACGGCTACGAGTACCTGTACTTCTTCTGTCGCAACAAACGCGACGGAATCTGCCCAGGCCCGCACGTCCACGTCTACCAAGTCGAAGAGGCCATCGAACGCCACTACGCCAACATCCGATTCCGTCCTGAGTTCATCGCGGATGTCGGCGCGCACATCGACACCGTCATCAACGAACAGGAGGTCGCTGCACGCCTGCTGCACAAGCAGATTGCCAGCCAACTGCGGGAACTCGACACCAAGGAGGAGAACTTGATCGACCTCGCCGCCGACGGCACACTGCCGCAAACCAAGGTCAAAGCCAAACTACGCGATATCGGCGCAGAACGACGACGCCTCACCCAGCGGCTCGACACCGCCCGTGCCGACCTCACCGACAGCGCTCGGCTCATCCAGGCCGCCCTCAAGTTCCTGGAAGCCCCCGAAGAGCTCTACCGACGCTGCAACGACCAACAACGGCGCCTACTCAACCAAGCGATCTTCCACGGCCTCTACATCGAGGACGACCAGGTCACCGACCAGGACCTCCACGACCCCTTCGGACAGCTTCACGCCCTTCAGCGCGAACACGTCCCTGGGCCTAGGCTCGCGACGACTACTCGCTCGCCGCGTGGAAGCAGCAAAAAGGCCACCCGCTCAGCGGATGGCCCTTCAACTTCCGGCGTTGCCCTCTTGCTCAGGGGCGTTGACGCGGGCAAGGGTTCCAATAACAACCCTAGGGTGGACCTTGGGGAGCTTATTACAACCCGAAAGACCAGGTCAGGGCCCTAG
- a CDS encoding recombinase family protein has product MPPANCDPRSGHLSAEPRARHVVRVGVYQRWPTAGESDFLQSYVDSQPDWRIALRRSDYGSGATLKRSGLQRVLAAARSGAIDVLVVRHMYNLSRITQHLAFLLDELTSRGVRVVSVADPGLDTETPFGLFLVRVVTAVAEIEYTGARADRRDRLRHEQESGDESPLAG; this is encoded by the coding sequence ATGCCGCCTGCCAATTGCGACCCCCGCAGTGGTCACCTGTCCGCAGAGCCGCGGGCTCGACACGTCGTGCGCGTCGGCGTCTACCAGCGATGGCCGACTGCAGGCGAAAGCGACTTCCTGCAGTCCTACGTCGACTCCCAGCCTGATTGGCGCATCGCTCTTCGCAGGAGCGACTACGGATCAGGTGCCACGTTGAAGCGTTCTGGGCTGCAACGAGTGCTGGCCGCGGCCCGGTCCGGCGCCATCGACGTGCTCGTCGTCCGCCACATGTACAACCTGTCCCGAATAACTCAGCACCTCGCCTTCCTGCTCGACGAGCTGACGTCGCGCGGTGTGCGGGTTGTCTCGGTCGCTGACCCCGGTCTCGACACCGAGACCCCGTTCGGCCTCTTCCTCGTACGCGTGGTGACTGCCGTCGCCGAGATCGAGTACACGGGCGCGCGCGCAGATCGGCGCGATCGCCTTCGCCACGAGCAGGAGTCCGGCGACGAGTCGCCACTTGCGGGTTAG
- a CDS encoding helix-turn-helix domain-containing protein, which translates to MQIEWRLRKVMASRNVWNATELRELLVQRAGFELSLQSVDVLIKKPPVQVKVATLQALCTTLRCTPNELFGIDAPRDVSLVEPDSTEVRGEQ; encoded by the coding sequence GTGCAGATCGAGTGGCGGCTGCGGAAGGTCATGGCCTCCCGCAACGTCTGGAACGCGACCGAACTGCGCGAGCTCCTCGTCCAGCGTGCCGGGTTCGAACTGTCTCTCCAGTCGGTTGACGTGCTGATCAAGAAGCCGCCGGTCCAGGTCAAGGTGGCGACCTTGCAGGCCCTGTGCACGACGTTGCGGTGCACGCCGAACGAGCTGTTCGGGATCGACGCGCCACGTGACGTCTCGCTCGTCGAACCGGACAGCACTGAGGTACGCGGCGAGCAGTGA
- a CDS encoding DUF7221 family queuine tRNA-ribosyltransferase-like protein produces MSSAVTGRPGTNLKPTAGSSGCGSCHNAVEQDWMCEPHILKRTGLTIREHQRRTVRNLVRLRDLAPELRWLPTLQGWTLSDYARCADLYDRAGIDLAAEPLVGIGTVCRRQSSADVERIMRAFATRNLNLHGFGIKITGLNQYAEALRSSDSMSWSRRGRYVPGCGPSHRTESNCLRFALSWYRQIQTTLGSAGLTGEGVHPAPLARVA; encoded by the coding sequence CTGTCCAGCGCGGTGACGGGCCGTCCAGGTACGAACCTCAAGCCGACGGCGGGCAGTTCGGGATGCGGGTCGTGCCACAACGCCGTTGAGCAGGACTGGATGTGTGAGCCGCACATCCTCAAGCGCACCGGTCTCACGATCCGCGAGCATCAACGGCGCACCGTGCGCAACCTCGTCCGCCTCCGGGACCTCGCGCCCGAGCTCCGATGGCTGCCGACACTTCAAGGCTGGACCCTGTCGGACTATGCAAGGTGCGCTGACCTCTACGACCGGGCCGGGATCGACCTGGCAGCCGAGCCACTCGTCGGAATCGGGACGGTGTGCCGGCGCCAGAGCAGCGCCGACGTCGAGCGCATCATGCGCGCCTTCGCCACGCGCAACCTGAACCTGCACGGCTTCGGCATCAAGATCACCGGCCTCAATCAGTACGCCGAAGCTCTCCGTAGTTCGGACTCGATGTCATGGAGCAGGCGTGGCCGCTACGTCCCCGGATGCGGTCCGAGCCACCGCACCGAGTCGAACTGCCTGCGCTTCGCGCTGAGCTGGTATCGACAGATCCAAACCACGCTCGGTTCGGCAGGACTGACAGGGGAAGGCGTTCACCCCGCCCCGTTGGCGAGGGTCGCGTGA
- a CDS encoding phosphotransferase — translation MCGSHIQSCSTALWHDPHPELPAVGLRFVPGRPVTALDRPSTALPAMVTALDQIRQVPLGPFASLGRLDSVSDFIRRITMWPEQLRQYPDEPLSRDMAALIGIWHDRGDAAVLAEPAPRVLSHGDGNLDNWHWHDFISTIYALDWEFAGHSDAAYDAAELIEHPSARAIDDDLWLALLPELGVNDGQARRRFVAARCAAALRWLAVRWKRRDTNASAFEQQLHRTRSLITGDHG, via the coding sequence ATGTGCGGCTCACACATCCAGTCCTGCTCAACGGCGTTGTGGCACGACCCGCATCCCGAACTGCCCGCCGTCGGCTTGAGGTTCGTACCTGGACGGCCCGTCACCGCGCTGGACAGGCCGAGCACCGCTCTCCCCGCGATGGTCACCGCCCTCGACCAGATCCGCCAGGTTCCGCTCGGACCGTTCGCCAGCCTGGGCCGGCTGGACTCGGTGAGCGACTTCATCCGGCGCATCACCATGTGGCCCGAGCAACTCCGCCAGTACCCCGACGAACCACTCAGCCGCGACATGGCCGCGCTGATCGGGATCTGGCACGACCGCGGCGACGCCGCCGTGCTCGCCGAACCGGCCCCACGTGTGCTCTCCCACGGCGACGGCAACCTCGACAACTGGCACTGGCACGACTTCATCAGCACCATCTATGCGCTGGACTGGGAGTTCGCAGGACACTCCGACGCCGCCTACGACGCAGCGGAACTCATCGAGCATCCCAGCGCACGTGCGATCGACGACGACCTGTGGCTCGCGCTCCTTCCCGAGCTCGGGGTCAACGACGGCCAGGCGCGCCGCCGTTTCGTCGCCGCGCGCTGCGCCGCCGCCCTGCGCTGGTTGGCCGTCCGCTGGAAACGACGCGACACCAACGCGTCCGCCTTCGAGCAGCAGCTACACCGCACCCGAAGCCTGATTACAGGCGATCACGGATAA
- a CDS encoding PadR family transcriptional regulator, with product MTKKTRAVLSALLAEPDKGLYGLEIYERTGLMPGTTYPVLLRLQTAGLVCSRWEDADPANPCRPRRRYYQLTDQGFAAAPAKLAEVTGLIGLLRRWLRWMPQPAAQVATSVTSARN from the coding sequence ATGACGAAGAAAACTCGAGCCGTCTTGAGCGCCCTCCTTGCCGAGCCGGACAAAGGACTGTACGGCCTGGAGATCTACGAACGAACCGGGCTAATGCCCGGAACGACCTACCCGGTTCTCCTTCGATTGCAGACCGCAGGGTTGGTGTGCTCCCGCTGGGAAGACGCTGACCCAGCCAACCCCTGTCGGCCACGTCGCCGCTACTACCAGCTCACCGACCAAGGGTTCGCTGCTGCACCAGCGAAGCTGGCCGAGGTGACCGGCCTGATTGGACTCCTACGCCGCTGGCTCAGGTGGATGCCACAGCCCGCAGCGCAGGTCGCCACCTCGGTCACGTCCGCGAGGAACTAG